The following are from one region of the Microcoleus sp. FACHB-831 genome:
- a CDS encoding GUN4 domain-containing protein, translating into MKRSIVVGLLTFLAIGCSTNLPTSSTQSPTPEAIAAKPAPNSSIQSRDVFYFSDRFGVRFVSPRGYVITPTETTQSTKPSPPLEVLEIWQQKDFLNRENLPETPPIVSISIYDNSKRLPLTSWKGELSQNDDRPLTVAGQKAIAYTSTGLYESDNVLFSSADGRYVFRLQGAYLQKNDSIRQVFQDIVKSFTFDAIASTGSPNKWRINYSRLKGLLAAGDWRGADVETRAIFQRLQKLQGQGADLLYGSKTLLNSLPCEDFRTIDTLWSQASKGRFGYSAQKRIWQQTASQTKNPKARVEKFGQALGWYRSQPLPEKNSFGVVLAGTKWRLDSELNSTATAPIGQFPWGGISSNLLSDMLSEPGCGSCTTDAIYLASDRYYDYVPALFTKLNQCQVR; encoded by the coding sequence ATGAAGCGCTCTATTGTAGTTGGGTTACTAACATTTCTGGCTATTGGCTGTAGTACAAATCTTCCAACATCATCCACTCAATCTCCCACGCCTGAGGCAATTGCTGCCAAACCTGCGCCCAACTCCTCAATCCAAAGTCGGGATGTTTTTTACTTTAGCGATCGCTTTGGGGTTCGCTTCGTTTCTCCGCGTGGCTATGTCATCACGCCTACCGAAACGACTCAATCGACAAAGCCAAGTCCCCCGCTGGAAGTCTTAGAAATCTGGCAGCAGAAAGATTTTTTGAACCGGGAGAATCTACCTGAAACTCCTCCAATCGTCAGCATCAGTATTTACGACAACTCCAAGCGGTTGCCCCTAACCAGCTGGAAAGGCGAACTCAGCCAAAATGACGATCGCCCCCTCACCGTTGCGGGACAGAAAGCGATCGCTTACACTTCGACTGGACTCTACGAGTCTGATAACGTGCTGTTCAGCAGCGCTGATGGTCGCTATGTATTTCGGCTACAAGGCGCTTACCTGCAAAAGAACGATTCCATCCGGCAGGTATTTCAGGACATCGTTAAAAGCTTCACCTTCGATGCGATCGCTAGCACGGGTTCCCCCAACAAATGGCGCATCAACTACAGCCGCCTCAAAGGCCTTTTAGCAGCCGGTGACTGGCGGGGTGCGGATGTGGAGACTCGCGCCATCTTCCAGCGATTGCAGAAACTCCAAGGACAGGGTGCAGACTTACTCTACGGCAGCAAAACCCTGCTCAATAGTCTTCCCTGCGAAGACTTTCGTACCATAGATACCCTCTGGTCGCAAGCCAGTAAGGGACGCTTTGGGTACAGCGCTCAAAAGCGCATCTGGCAGCAAACTGCCTCCCAGACGAAAAATCCGAAAGCACGAGTTGAGAAGTTCGGGCAGGCACTGGGATGGTATAGATCCCAACCATTGCCGGAAAAGAATTCTTTTGGGGTAGTGTTAGCTGGAACCAAATGGCGGTTGGATTCAGAACTGAATTCTACTGCTACCGCACCAATTGGACAGTTTCCTTGGGGAGGAATTTCCTCAAACTTATTGAGTGACATGCTCAGCGAACCTGGTTGTGGCAGTTGTACCACGGATGCCATTTATCTTGCTAGCGATCGCTATTACGACTACGTGCCTGCTTTGTTTACCAAGCTCAATCAGTGTCAAGTTCGCTAG
- a CDS encoding alpha-ketoglutarate-dependent dioxygenase AlkB, which yields MLSVLLQLPDADIVFYPSLLDEQESDRLLTQLTETIDWRQDWITIYGRSMPQPRLTAWYSNPGISYTYSGITMQPSPWTRTLLDLKAKAEAVSGVVFNSVLLNLYRDGNDSMGWHSDDEPELGQNPIIGSLSLGGTRRFMLRHRAEKGLKHQIELTSGSFLLMQGTTQHYWQHQIPKTKRPVPPRINLTFRVIDLSVRLTSELDTD from the coding sequence ATGCTCAGTGTCCTTCTCCAACTGCCTGATGCAGATATCGTGTTCTACCCGTCTCTGCTAGATGAGCAGGAAAGCGATCGCTTGCTCACACAACTGACTGAAACAATCGACTGGCGACAGGACTGGATTACGATTTACGGGCGTTCAATGCCTCAACCCAGGCTAACGGCTTGGTATAGTAATCCCGGTATATCCTACACTTACTCTGGCATCACGATGCAGCCCTCTCCCTGGACGCGCACGCTACTTGACCTCAAGGCAAAGGCTGAAGCGGTTTCTGGTGTCGTGTTCAACAGTGTGTTGCTCAATCTCTACCGAGATGGCAACGACAGTATGGGCTGGCACAGCGATGATGAACCGGAGTTGGGGCAAAATCCGATCATTGGTTCTCTGAGTTTGGGCGGAACACGGCGGTTCATGCTGCGACACCGAGCCGAGAAAGGCTTGAAGCATCAAATAGAGTTAACCTCTGGTAGTTTCTTGTTGATGCAAGGGACAACGCAACATTACTGGCAGCATCAAATTCCTAAAACTAAACGTCCGGTTCCTCCCCGGATTAATTTGACCTTTCGAGTCATTGACTTGTCAGTTCGCCTCACTAGCGAACTTGACACTGATTGA